One Chlamydiales bacterium DNA window includes the following coding sequences:
- a CDS encoding FMN-binding glutamate synthase family protein, translating to MQEITKKHTELLRKGFDEWPVRKDMPALGDARWTQDLILSTWHAAGTKKPPTNGLEFRKGASGGGFDRLDFGFLPKEKWATHADLSLDIKQIKLEVPFYGAGMSYGSVSENIMLARAMAAKMWNTFTCTGEGGYPDALVPYKDHVITQVATGMFGVREETIQYARIVELKYAQGAKPGLGGHLLADKTTIEVAKMRGSVPWINLFSPFPFHSVYSVEDHKKQVDWIKTINPKALISVKVSTPIDVDMVAVGSYFAGADILHMDGSYGGTGAAPEIAKKNIAMPLELAIPRVHRFLIQEGLRDKITVMVSGGIRTADDMAKAIALGADGCVLGTAELIAMGCTRCANCERGRGCPFGLTTTDPELTQLVDPSWGAERISNLYAFYSEQLQEILCKLGLTSVCQLRGRHDLLRYIHEGV from the coding sequence ATGCAAGAGATAACTAAAAAACATACGGAGCTCTTGAGAAAGGGGTTTGATGAGTGGCCGGTGAGAAAAGATATGCCTGCCCTTGGAGATGCAAGGTGGACACAGGACCTTATCTTGTCTACATGGCATGCTGCTGGTACTAAAAAGCCTCCAACAAATGGTCTTGAATTTCGAAAAGGAGCCTCTGGTGGTGGTTTTGATCGTCTAGATTTTGGATTTCTTCCTAAAGAAAAGTGGGCGACGCATGCAGATCTTTCTCTGGATATTAAACAGATTAAATTGGAAGTCCCCTTTTATGGTGCAGGCATGTCTTATGGTTCTGTAAGTGAAAATATCATGCTTGCAAGGGCGATGGCTGCAAAGATGTGGAACACATTTACATGTACAGGAGAGGGTGGTTATCCAGACGCTCTTGTGCCCTACAAAGACCATGTGATCACGCAGGTTGCAACGGGTATGTTTGGCGTGCGAGAGGAGACAATTCAATATGCACGCATTGTTGAGCTTAAGTATGCACAAGGTGCAAAACCAGGCCTGGGAGGCCACCTTCTAGCGGATAAAACTACCATAGAAGTTGCAAAAATGCGTGGATCAGTGCCGTGGATCAATCTTTTTTCTCCTTTTCCTTTTCATAGTGTTTATTCCGTAGAAGATCATAAAAAGCAAGTTGATTGGATTAAAACAATTAATCCAAAGGCACTTATCTCAGTTAAGGTTTCAACGCCCATTGATGTCGACATGGTCGCTGTAGGAAGCTATTTTGCGGGCGCAGACATTTTGCATATGGATGGAAGTTATGGTGGCACAGGAGCTGCTCCTGAGATTGCCAAAAAAAATATCGCTATGCCATTGGAGCTTGCTATACCGAGGGTTCATCGTTTTTTAATTCAGGAAGGCTTGCGTGATAAAATCACTGTTATGGTTAGTGGGGGCATTCGCACAGCTGATGATATGGCAAAAGCAATTGCTCTTGGTGCTGATGGCTGTGTTTTGGGAACAGCAGAGCTTATAGCTATGGGCTGCACGCGTTGTGCGAATTGTGAGCGAGGTCGAGGTTGCCCTTTTGGGCTTACTACAACGGATCCAGAGCTTACACAACTTGTGGATCCTAGTTGGGGAGCAGAAAGAATTAGTAATCTCTACGCTTTTTATTCAGAGCAGCTACAAGAAATTTTATGCAAATTAGGCCTTACATCTGTGTGCCAGTTAAGAGGGCGTCATGATCTTTTGAGGTACATTCATGAAG